One window of the Sparus aurata chromosome 7, fSpaAur1.1, whole genome shotgun sequence genome contains the following:
- the LOC115584980 gene encoding uncharacterized protein LOC115584980 isoform X1, with translation MLQLWFALNLHCRHAADLLQKQWQCDFLSVHSAAQLAAESNFAPKMKLFPKQVLKRFSTYIAVIVIFIYNVVLDRSLECTCEEQTTDCIVYMTLPFFIIFVLQLWTEKTFQRVLNYTCSDRCNLLCILFYHILKAAFVGLLWIVSVLIDGDWYVCCLNNGSENQAQLACKNKSDITPEERKIINKLKNYSLVIGLSLLLCALSFTASVSSFRWLKCCYHSSCCNRKKLYYKVILKEEEHVLKDILIGKAKEQLTEKIMEKIRTPNWDDCFDAAVELIKEETSPGRPEAAEQGKGDTRWTNCELQEQTPPAVDDSFKEMFPSCFIFSVALH, from the exons atgctgcaactctggtTTGCTTTGAACTTAcactgcagacatgctgcagatCTGCTTCAGAAACAGTGGCAGTGTGATTTCCTGTCGGTACATTCAGCAGCTCAGCTCGCAGCAGAATCAAACTTCGCACCAAAGATGAAGCTTTTTCCAAAACAAGTTCTCAAACGATTCAGCACCTACATCGCAGTCATCgtgatttttatttacaatGTCGTGCTTGACAGGAGTTTGGAGTGCACCTGTGAAGAACAGACAACTGACTGCATTGTATACATGACTCTGCCGTTTTTCATCATATTTGTTTTACAACTCTGGACAGAAAAGACATTTCAGAGAGTCTTGAACTACACATGCTCAGATCGCTGCAACCTtctctgcattttattttatcacattCTTAAGGCAGCTTTCGTCGGCCTGCTGTGGATTGTGTCTGTGTTAATTGATGGAGACTGGTACGTTTGTTGTTTGAACAATGGTTCTGAAAACCAGGCACAGTTAGCCTGCAAAAACAAGAGTGACATCACACCTGAGGAACGGAAAATCATCAACAAACTTAAAAACTACTCCTTG GTTAtcggcctctctctgctcctctgtgctctgtCTTTCACGGCCTCGGTGTCGTCATTCAGGTGGTTGAAGTGCTGTTATCATTCAAGTTgttgcaacagaaaaaaactatATTACAAAGTGATTTTGAAGGAGGAGGAACATGTTCTGAAGGACATTTTAATAGGGAAAGCAAAAGAACAGCTGACTGAAaaaatcatggaaaaaataCGCACACCAAACTGGGACGACTGTTTCGATGCTGCTGTTGAACTGATTAAAGAAGAAACTTCACCTGGACGTCCTGAAGCAGCAGAGCAG GGAAAAGGCGACACCAGGTGGACAAACTGTGAACTACAGGAACAAACTCCTCCAGCAGTTGATGAcagttttaaagaaatgtttccaTCATGCTTTATATTTTCTGTGGCCCTGCACTGA
- the LOC115584980 gene encoding uncharacterized protein LOC115584980 isoform X2, whose protein sequence is MLQLWFALNLHCRHAADLLQKQWQCDFLSVHSAAQLAAESNFAPKMKLFPKQVLKRFSTYIAVIVIFIYNVVLDRSLECTCEEQTTDCIVYMTLPFFIIFVLQLWTEKTFQRVLNYTCSDRCNLLCILFYHILKAAFVGLLWIVSVLIDGDWYVCCLNNGSENQAQLACKNKSDITPEERKIINKLKNYSLVIGLSLLLCALSFTASVSSFRWLKCCYHSSCCNRKKLYYKVILKEEEHVLKDILIGKAKEQLTEKIMEKIRTPNWDDCFDAAVELIKEETSPGRPEAAEQFVKSHLRPSGSKPSTVSSAYNWI, encoded by the exons atgctgcaactctggtTTGCTTTGAACTTAcactgcagacatgctgcagatCTGCTTCAGAAACAGTGGCAGTGTGATTTCCTGTCGGTACATTCAGCAGCTCAGCTCGCAGCAGAATCAAACTTCGCACCAAAGATGAAGCTTTTTCCAAAACAAGTTCTCAAACGATTCAGCACCTACATCGCAGTCATCgtgatttttatttacaatGTCGTGCTTGACAGGAGTTTGGAGTGCACCTGTGAAGAACAGACAACTGACTGCATTGTATACATGACTCTGCCGTTTTTCATCATATTTGTTTTACAACTCTGGACAGAAAAGACATTTCAGAGAGTCTTGAACTACACATGCTCAGATCGCTGCAACCTtctctgcattttattttatcacattCTTAAGGCAGCTTTCGTCGGCCTGCTGTGGATTGTGTCTGTGTTAATTGATGGAGACTGGTACGTTTGTTGTTTGAACAATGGTTCTGAAAACCAGGCACAGTTAGCCTGCAAAAACAAGAGTGACATCACACCTGAGGAACGGAAAATCATCAACAAACTTAAAAACTACTCCTTG GTTAtcggcctctctctgctcctctgtgctctgtCTTTCACGGCCTCGGTGTCGTCATTCAGGTGGTTGAAGTGCTGTTATCATTCAAGTTgttgcaacagaaaaaaactatATTACAAAGTGATTTTGAAGGAGGAGGAACATGTTCTGAAGGACATTTTAATAGGGAAAGCAAAAGAACAGCTGACTGAAaaaatcatggaaaaaataCGCACACCAAACTGGGACGACTGTTTCGATGCTGCTGTTGAACTGATTAAAGAAGAAACTTCACCTGGACGTCCTGAAGCAGCAGAGCAG
- the LOC115584980 gene encoding uncharacterized protein LOC115584980 isoform X3 gives MLQLWFALNLHCRHAADLLQKQWQCDFLSVHSAAQLAAESNFAPKMKLFPKQVLKRFSTYIAVIVIFIYNVVLDRSLECTCEEQTTDCIVYMTLPFFIIFVLQLWTEKTFQRVLNYTCSDRCNLLCILFYHILKAAFVGLLWIVSVLIDGDWYVCCLNNGSENQAQLACKNKSDITPEERKIINKLKNYSLVIGLSLLLCALSFTASVSSFRWLKCCYHSSCCNRKKLYYKVILKEEEHVLKDILIGKAKEQLTEKIMEKIRTPNWDDCFDAAVELIKEETSPGRPEAAEQAEQNCSADG, from the exons atgctgcaactctggtTTGCTTTGAACTTAcactgcagacatgctgcagatCTGCTTCAGAAACAGTGGCAGTGTGATTTCCTGTCGGTACATTCAGCAGCTCAGCTCGCAGCAGAATCAAACTTCGCACCAAAGATGAAGCTTTTTCCAAAACAAGTTCTCAAACGATTCAGCACCTACATCGCAGTCATCgtgatttttatttacaatGTCGTGCTTGACAGGAGTTTGGAGTGCACCTGTGAAGAACAGACAACTGACTGCATTGTATACATGACTCTGCCGTTTTTCATCATATTTGTTTTACAACTCTGGACAGAAAAGACATTTCAGAGAGTCTTGAACTACACATGCTCAGATCGCTGCAACCTtctctgcattttattttatcacattCTTAAGGCAGCTTTCGTCGGCCTGCTGTGGATTGTGTCTGTGTTAATTGATGGAGACTGGTACGTTTGTTGTTTGAACAATGGTTCTGAAAACCAGGCACAGTTAGCCTGCAAAAACAAGAGTGACATCACACCTGAGGAACGGAAAATCATCAACAAACTTAAAAACTACTCCTTG GTTAtcggcctctctctgctcctctgtgctctgtCTTTCACGGCCTCGGTGTCGTCATTCAGGTGGTTGAAGTGCTGTTATCATTCAAGTTgttgcaacagaaaaaaactatATTACAAAGTGATTTTGAAGGAGGAGGAACATGTTCTGAAGGACATTTTAATAGGGAAAGCAAAAGAACAGCTGACTGAAaaaatcatggaaaaaataCGCACACCAAACTGGGACGACTGTTTCGATGCTGCTGTTGAACTGATTAAAGAAGAAACTTCACCTGGACGTCCTGAAGCAGCAGAGCAG